A genomic segment from Salmo trutta chromosome 38, fSalTru1.1, whole genome shotgun sequence encodes:
- the LOC115178352 gene encoding uncharacterized protein LOC115178352, with amino-acid sequence MLRIELSNKKRLQGESLKALASGILSLTRRAYATMPIGVQDELARDSFIRALSSTELGKHVQMADPPSLRAAVEIARKRELIWGEGVRVEVASQPEVRAAVAGVPGVMKPEWADELCGLVKTASLVMERGSRQRRSVSSTPIVCWGCGQPGHIQRECGRLPRHQGNDGGFSRRGQRGPTPPPPKPTVSKRGTQQRRQEGGDLLPQGVAAAVFPSPVVVVGRTTVGDFCNVIVKVEGVECLALVDTGSTVTLVRPDILPVGVRVEPTLVQLRTVTGELAPMLGKCQLSVTVGGRTVGCPAWVAAVQDPCILGMDFLKNCGAQLDLASGTLRLSGGPTVGMSTSGGPAGGRAVPPSSSKLAETPPVIPAAPLVVVPFQQLSPAATAFTPHHGASTGSSVAQNTLAPSPHQPDGGKEEAIDAVEAVWLKNCQGLDEGQQRQLKQLLLDFKDSFAWGEDEVGQTHLVQHEIDTGDARPIKIRPRRIPLARREAADTAIVDMLRADFIEPSDSPWSAPVVMVPKKGGKLRFCVDYRGLNSITTKDSYPLPRIDESLDHVRGSSWFSSLDLRSGYWQVPLSPGAREKTAFSTDRGHWQFKVLCFGLCNAPATFERLMDRVLAGVPRDECVVYLDDILVHGTSFEGALGAIRRVLERISGAGLKLHPGKCHFMQRERAFEALKRALMEAPVLASPDPNRPFILDTDASNEGLGAVLAQRGPDGEHVVAYYSRTFDKAEKRYCVTRRELLAVVAAVRHFKYYLGGQPFVVRTDHSALQWLLSFKEPEGQIARWLEELQPYDFQVEHRAGLRHSNADALSRRPCAEHGCGYCAKRVERERELCREEGVTATVSQLRVTECRELEAVDVGEWRRRQEEDAELRPVLRWVEERRRPPWGEVAPLSPVTKGLWAKFTVLRVAEGVLQRGWKKPATGEITWQVVVPKRLQGSVLQQLHGGVGAGHFGVSKTLKRVRKGFYWARHRRDVEDFCRQCDECAAKKGPPGQSHALLQQFPVGEPMERLGVDIVGPFPTTDSGNRWILTAMDYFTKWPEAYALPDQEAATVADALVGGIISRFGVPQSIHSDQGRNFESRVFSELCRRLGAEKTRTTPLHPQSDGLVERFNRTLAQQLAIVTSKHQRDWDTHLPFILMACRSAVQESTACSPALLMLGRELRTPAELTFGHPPDNDDGVLPGPNYVCRLQNRLEAAHTFARE; translated from the exons ATGCTGCGGATTGAACTGAGTAACAAAAAGAGACTTCAGGGGGAATCATTAAAGGCGTTGGCAAGTGGTATTCTGAGCCTGACCAGGCGGGCTTATGCAACTATGCCGATTGGGGTGCAAGACGAGCTGGCACGGGACAGTTTTATTAGAGCGCTCTCTTCCACCGAACTGGGTAAGCATGTTCAGATGGCGGACCCACCATCTCTGCGGGCTGCAGTGGAGATAGCCAGGAAGAGGGAGCTGATCTGGGGTGAGGGAGTGAGAGTGGAAGTCGCCAGTCAACCAGAGGTGAGAGCAGCGGTGGCTGGGGTGCCAGGGGTCATGAAACCAGAGTGGGCCGACGAGTTGTGCGGGCTAGTCAAGACTGCTTCGCTTGTCATGGAGAGGGGCTCCAGGCAGCGTCGCAGTGTCAGCTCAACTCCTATTGTATGCTGGGGTTGTGGCCAGCCTGGCCACATTCAGCGGGAGTGTGGCAGATTACCCCGTCACCAGGGAAACGACGGCGGGTTCTCGCGCAGGGGGCAGCGCGGACCCACCCCCCCGCCCCCCAAACCCACTGTAAGCAAAAGAGGTACCCAGCAGCGCAGACAAGAGGGTGGGGACCTGCTCCCCCAGGGTGTAGCTGCCGCCGTGTTTCCTAGTCCGGTAGTTGTGGTGGGACGTACCACCGTTGGGGACTTCTGTAATGTCATCGTCAAGGTGGAGGGGGTGGAATGTTTGGCCCTGGTCGACACGGGCTCTACAGTAACCCTGGTGAGACCGGACATACTACCTGTTGGGGTGCGGGTGGAGCCGACCCTTGTCCAGCTACGGACTGTCACGGGGGAGCTAGCCCCCATGTTAGGGAAGTGTCAGCTATCTGTGACTGTGGGGGGGAGAACTGTGGGGTGTCCGGCATGGGTAGCAGCGGTGCAGGACCCCTGTATACTGGGAATGGACTTTTTGAAAAACTGTGGGGCTCAGTTGGACTTAGCGTCGGGCACTTTGAGGCTGTCGGGGGGGCCCACAGTGGGAATGTCGACTTCGGGAGGGCCAGCAGGGGGCAGGGCTGTCCCTCCGTCTTCCTCCAAGCTTGCAGAAACTCCACCGGTCATCCCGGCTGCTCCCTTGGTCGTTGTGCCATTCCAGCAGCTGTCTCCGGCGGCGACGGCCTTCACTCCCCATCATGGTGCAAGCACAGGCAGCTCAGTAGCCCAAAACACACTGGCTCCTTCACCCCATCAGCCCGATGGGGGGAAGGAGGAAGCTATAGACGCCGTTGAGGCTGTGTGGCTGAAGAACTGTCAGGGTCTGGATGAGGGACAACAGAGACAGTTAAAGCAGCTGCTGTTGGACTTTAAAGATAGCTTCGCTTGGGGGGAAGATGAGGTAGGACAAACGCACCTAGTTCAGCACGAAATAGACACTGGGGATGCCCGACCCATTAAAATTCGGCCCCGTCGTATTCCCCTTGCCAGGAGGGAAGCAGCAGACACAGCTATTGTTGACATGTTGCGGGCTGATTTCATTGAGCCATCAGATAGCCCATGGTCCGCGCCGGTCGTCATGGTGCCCAAGAAAGGGGGTAAACTTAGGTTTTGTGTTGACTACAGGGGCCTAAATTCTATCACCACTAAAGACTCTTATCCCCTACCGAGGATTGATGAGTCGCTAGACCACGTGAGAGGGTCCTCGTGGTTCTCCTCCCTTGATCTGcgcagtggctactggcaggtgcccctctcGCCAGGGGCACGTGAAAAAACGGCCTTCTCCACAGATAGGGGCCATTGGCAGTTCAAGGTGCTGTGCTTCGGGCTCTGTAATGCTCCTGCCACCTTTGAGAGGCTCATGGACAGAGTGCTGGCGGGGGTTCCGAGAgacgagtgtgttgtgtacctagaCGACATATTGGTGCACGGCACATCGTTTGAGGGGGCACTGGGGGCAATTAGGCGAGTGTTGGAGAGGATCTCGGGGGCAGGGCTAAAATTACATCCGGGAAAGTGCCATTTCATGCAAAGGGAG CGGGCATTTGAGGCCCTCAAACGTGCCCTGATGGAGGCTCCTGTCCTGGCCTCACCAGACCCGAACCGTCCGTTCATCCTGGACACCGACGCAAGCAATGAGGGTTTGGGGGCTGTACTGGCTCAGCGTGGTCCTGATGGGGAACACGTAGTAGCTTATTACAGCAGAACTTTTGATAAGGCAGAGAAACGCTACTGCGTGACAAGGAGAGAGCTTTTGGCTGTCGTGGCAGCAGTACGCCATTTCAAGTACTACCTGGGGGGCCAGCCGTTTGTGGTCCGGACGGATCACTCCGCCCTGCAGTGGCTTCTCTCCTTCAAGGAGCCAGAGGGTCAGATTGCCCGCTGGCTGGAGGAGCTGCAACCCTACGACTTCCAGGTGGAGCACAGAGCCGGCCTTCGCCACAGCAATGCAGACGCCTTGTCCCGCCGCCCGTGTGCTGAGCATGGCTGTGGGTACTGCGCCAAacgggtggagcgagagagagaactgtgCAGGGAGGAGGGAGTCACCGCCACGGTGAGTCAGCTGAGGGTGACAGAGTGCCGGGAGCTTGAGGCTGTGGACGTTGGGGAGTGGAGGCGTCGCCAGGAGGAGGACGCAGAGCTGCGTCCTGTGCTGCGGTGGGTGGAAGAGCGAAGACGACCGCCGTGGGGGGAAGTAGCCCCTCTATCACCAGTCACCAAGGGGCTGTGGGCTAAATTCACAGTCCTTAGAGTGGCTGAGGGAGTGCTCCAGAGGGGGTGGAAAAAGCCAGCGACTGGAGAAATTACGTGGCAGGTAGTGGTGCCCAAAAGGCTGCAGGGGAGCGTGTTACAGCAGCTTCACGGGGGAGTTGGCGCAGGGCATTTTGGGGTCTCCAAAACGTTAAAGCGCGTGCGTAAAGGCTTCTATTGGGCCAGGCACAGGAGGGATGTTGAGGACTTTTGTAGGCAGTGCGACGAGTGTGCTGCTAAAAAAGGACCTCCAGGTCAGTCACACGCCCTCCTACAACAATTCCCAGTAGGGGAGCCCATGGAGAGACTGGGGGTAGACATAGTGGGGCCGTTTCCAACCACAGACAGCGGTAACAGGTGGATTCTAACCGCTATGGACTACTTCACCAAGTGGCCGGAGGCTTACGCTCTCCCAGACCAGGAGGCAGCGACAGTAGCTGATGCGTTGGTGGGGGGAATAATCAGTCGGTTTGGGGTGCCACAGTCTATTCACAGCGACCAGGGGAGAAACTTCGAGTCACGGGTGTTCTCAGAGTTGTGTAGACGGTTAGGCGCGGAGAAGACGCGCACTACGCCACTTCACCCCCAGAGTGATGGGCTGGTGGAAAGATTTAACAGAACGTTAGCACAGCAGCTGGCCATCGTTACCTCAAAACACCAGAGAGATTGGGACACCCACTTACCGTTTATTCTTATGGCATGTAGGTCGGCTGTTCAAGAATCGACTGCGTGCTCCCCAGCGCTACTAATGTTAGGTCGTGAGTTGCGCACCCCAGCCGAACTGACGTTTGGTCACCCTCCTGATAATGACGACGGGGTTTTGCCTGGCCCGAACTATGTGTGTCGTCTGCAGAACCGGTTAGAAGCGGCTCACACCTTCGCAAGAGAGTAA